In a single window of the Anaerobaca lacustris genome:
- a CDS encoding CopG family antitoxin, protein MKESSEKKRRVTRRKSSVSEARTYAEIGDFWDEHDLSDYWDATRFIRVDVELESEESLYAVEKGLSDTIRRAAKERGVSPHTLINLWLQEKVQKLKLGPGRG, encoded by the coding sequence ATGAAAGAAAGTAGCGAAAAGAAGAGACGCGTCACTCGCAGGAAGAGCAGTGTCTCCGAGGCACGGACGTATGCCGAGATTGGAGATTTCTGGGATGAGCATGACTTGTCGGACTACTGGGACGCGACTCGGTTTATTCGCGTCGATGTCGAGCTTGAATCCGAGGAGTCCCTCTATGCCGTCGAAAAAGGCTTGTCGGATACGATTCGCCGCGCTGCGAAAGAGAGGGGTGTTTCTCCCCACACACTAATCAACCTCTGGCTTCAGGAGAAGGTCCAGAAGCTCAAACTGGGGCCCGGACGCGGGTAG
- a CDS encoding carbohydrate-binding protein, with protein MKAFHVLFCAALLASVVSAREFHVSVGGSDEDNGSSARPFRTILKAAQVAQPGDVVTVHEGVYRERVTPARGGASDAERVVYRAAPGEKAVIKGSEIVKGWQKVQNDTWKVVIPNGFFGDFNPYSDRIAGDWFNPRGRNHHTGAVYLNGHWLTEAATLDDVLKGIGDAASSYVRGGQGYLLNVAWLRPGQERIPAASFAAQRGIQTAPCSEGGECIGWIEHGDWVRYERVDFGRDAKQIEIRAASAARGGTIEIRLDAPDGELLGVCAVPNTGDWQSWSSFHARIKPTSGVKTLYLAFKGPRSEAAPIADLRLWFAQVDASNTTIWAQFENVNPNDAEVEINVRRTVFYPARPGVNYLTVRGFTMMHAATPWAPPTAEQIGLIGTHWSKGWIIEDCDIRYSTCVGITLGKHGDQWDNTSANTAEGYVKTIERGLERGWSKENIGHHVVRNNRISHCEQAGLVGSLGAVFSTITGNVIHDIHVRQLFTGAEMAGIKLHAPIDTEISRNHIYRTCRGIWLDWMTQGTRVTRNLLHDNGPSEDLFVEVNHGPFLVDHNIFLSPIALFDMSQGGAYAHNLFAGRVVLRPELSRETPFHKPHSTEVAGLLNIAGGDDRFYNNVFVHPGGLATYDKAARPVFAEGNVYLQGAEPYANEPDCVRPAQSDPGLRIVEQGESVYLHARVDPSWHNPRSALVTTKRLGQTVVSKAAYENPDGTPLALSTDYFGKKRNETAPCPGPFEDPGEGQVTLKVW; from the coding sequence ATGAAGGCTTTCCACGTGCTATTCTGTGCGGCACTGCTCGCGTCCGTGGTCTCGGCGCGGGAGTTTCATGTCTCGGTCGGGGGCAGCGACGAGGACAACGGCTCGTCCGCCCGGCCGTTCCGGACCATCTTGAAGGCGGCCCAGGTCGCCCAGCCGGGCGACGTCGTCACGGTGCATGAGGGTGTGTATCGCGAGCGGGTGACCCCGGCCCGGGGCGGGGCGTCCGACGCCGAGCGTGTCGTGTATCGGGCCGCACCCGGCGAAAAGGCCGTCATCAAGGGCTCCGAGATCGTCAAAGGCTGGCAGAAGGTGCAGAACGACACCTGGAAGGTCGTCATCCCCAACGGCTTCTTCGGCGACTTCAATCCCTACAGCGATCGGATTGCCGGCGACTGGTTCAATCCGCGCGGGCGGAACCACCACACGGGGGCCGTCTATCTGAACGGCCACTGGCTCACCGAAGCGGCCACGCTGGACGACGTGCTCAAGGGCATCGGGGACGCCGCGTCTTCGTATGTCCGGGGCGGGCAGGGATACCTGCTGAACGTCGCCTGGCTGCGGCCCGGCCAGGAGCGGATTCCGGCCGCGTCCTTCGCCGCCCAGCGCGGGATACAGACCGCCCCCTGCTCGGAGGGAGGCGAGTGCATCGGCTGGATCGAGCATGGCGACTGGGTTCGATACGAACGCGTCGACTTCGGCCGGGACGCAAAGCAGATCGAGATTCGCGCCGCCTCGGCGGCACGCGGCGGGACCATCGAGATCCGCCTGGACGCGCCGGACGGCGAACTGCTGGGCGTCTGCGCGGTCCCCAACACCGGCGACTGGCAATCGTGGTCGTCGTTTCACGCCAGGATCAAACCGACGAGCGGCGTCAAGACGCTCTATCTGGCGTTCAAGGGACCCCGTTCGGAGGCGGCCCCCATCGCGGACCTGCGGCTGTGGTTCGCACAGGTGGATGCGTCGAACACCACGATCTGGGCGCAGTTCGAGAACGTCAATCCGAACGACGCCGAGGTGGAGATCAACGTTCGCCGGACGGTGTTCTACCCCGCCAGGCCCGGCGTCAATTACCTCACCGTGCGCGGTTTCACGATGATGCACGCCGCGACGCCCTGGGCCCCGCCGACGGCCGAGCAGATCGGCCTGATCGGCACGCACTGGAGCAAAGGTTGGATCATCGAGGATTGTGACATCCGCTACTCGACGTGCGTCGGGATCACGCTGGGCAAGCACGGCGACCAGTGGGACAACACATCCGCCAACACCGCCGAGGGCTACGTCAAGACCATCGAGCGGGGACTGGAACGCGGCTGGTCCAAGGAGAACATCGGCCACCATGTCGTACGCAACAATCGCATCAGCCATTGCGAGCAGGCGGGCCTCGTCGGCAGCCTGGGCGCAGTGTTCAGCACGATCACCGGCAACGTTATTCACGACATTCACGTTCGCCAACTGTTCACCGGCGCCGAGATGGCCGGCATCAAGCTGCACGCCCCCATCGACACCGAGATCAGCCGCAACCACATCTACCGCACCTGCCGGGGCATCTGGCTCGACTGGATGACCCAGGGCACACGCGTCACGCGGAACCTGCTGCACGACAACGGCCCGTCGGAAGACCTCTTTGTGGAGGTCAACCACGGTCCGTTCCTGGTGGACCACAACATCTTCCTCTCGCCGATCGCGCTGTTCGACATGTCGCAGGGCGGGGCCTACGCGCACAACCTGTTCGCCGGCCGCGTCGTGCTGCGTCCCGAGTTGAGCCGCGAAACGCCCTTCCACAAGCCGCACTCCACCGAGGTCGCCGGCCTGCTGAACATCGCTGGCGGCGACGACCGGTTCTACAACAACGTCTTCGTCCATCCGGGCGGCCTGGCCACCTATGACAAGGCGGCGCGTCCGGTGTTCGCCGAGGGCAACGTCTATCTCCAGGGCGCCGAGCCCTACGCCAACGAGCCGGATTGTGTCAGGCCGGCACAGTCCGACCCCGGCCTTCGAATCGTCGAACAAGGCGAATCGGTGTATTTGCATGCCAGGGTCGATCCCTCATGGCACAATCCGAGGTCCGCCCTGGTCACGACGAAACGCCTGGGACAAACAGTCGTCTCGAAGGCGGCCTATGAGAACCCCGACGGCACGCCCTTGGCGTTAAGCACGGACTACTTTGGCAAAAAGCGAAACGAGACGGCGCCCTGCCCCGGCCCGTTCGAGGATCCGGGAGAAGGCCAAGTCACACTGAAGGTGTGGTGA
- a CDS encoding glycoside hydrolase family 78 protein, with amino-acid sequence MTQLATMLLIQISAVSATVLNLPTVNLPLPTLGSDMRATDLRCEYLCEPLGIDVVQPRLSWKLQSQWRGRKQTAYQVLVASNEELLRDNRADLWNTGKVTSDRSIQVAYAGRPLASRTRCFWKVRVWDRDDKPSPFSAVATWEMGLLEPDDWQAKWITAPGDEDGMPPAPIFRKTFVLSKPVRQARLYICGLGYYEAHLNGGKVGDHVLDPAFTRYDRRALYVTYDVTGQLKSEFNAIAVVLGNGWYDMDAEAAWNFNKAPWRARPTLRCQLEVTFTDGTARTIASDGTWRVAPSPITFNCIRQGETYDARREIPGWNTADTSDANWSLTKVGPGPKGTLSAQMMPPIQVIGTLKPVKVAEPKPGVYVFDLGQNIAGWARLKTSGPAGTKVVMQYAERLNDDGTIDQKDIAVHTKSTPFQTDTYILKGEGTETWEPRFVYHGFQYVQVTGLPGKPDADTIQGRIVHTALDQAGLFECSNDLFNKIQRCTLWAYVGNYHGYPTDCPHREKNGWTGDAHLAAELGLYNFDAAAAYTKWMTDFKDEQRDSGELPGIVPTAGWGYAWGNGPAWDSAYLLIPWYMYQYRDDTRILTEHYERFKRYVDYLTSKADNGIVSIGLGDWVPAKTETPAKVTSTGYYYRDALIVSKVAAMLGKTDDARHYADLAMRIRDAFNRAFFDPKTGLYAGGTQTAMSCALYHGLVHPAERQRVVDKLVERIEKNDNHLDAGILGTKYLIDALTANGRADVVYKMATKTTYPSWGHWIAQGATTLWEQWDGGASRNHIMFGHISAWFYQALAGINLSPDAVGFKHVVIKPQLLGDVTWVRAEHESMYGTIKSAWDVKGDRFTLKVAVPTNTTATVYVPCDEEQFAKEGPSTIHSGDHVRFARLEDGYVVFEVESGTFEFHSKLSR; translated from the coding sequence ATGACGCAACTGGCAACCATGCTCCTGATTCAGATCTCGGCCGTCTCCGCCACGGTGCTGAACCTGCCGACCGTCAACCTGCCCCTGCCTACCCTGGGCAGCGACATGCGGGCAACCGATCTGCGATGTGAATACCTCTGCGAACCGCTGGGCATCGACGTGGTGCAGCCTCGTCTGAGCTGGAAGCTCCAATCGCAGTGGCGAGGCCGGAAGCAGACCGCCTACCAGGTCCTCGTTGCGAGCAATGAAGAGCTGCTCAGAGACAACCGCGCCGACCTGTGGAACACGGGCAAGGTGACATCGGACCGGTCGATCCAGGTCGCCTATGCCGGCCGGCCGCTCGCTTCGCGGACCCGCTGCTTCTGGAAGGTCCGCGTCTGGGACAGGGACGACAAGCCCAGCCCGTTCAGCGCCGTTGCGACGTGGGAGATGGGCCTGCTCGAACCGGACGATTGGCAGGCGAAGTGGATCACCGCGCCGGGCGACGAGGACGGGATGCCGCCGGCGCCGATCTTCCGCAAAACGTTCGTTCTGTCCAAGCCCGTCCGACAGGCGCGGCTCTACATCTGCGGGCTCGGCTACTACGAAGCGCATCTGAACGGCGGCAAGGTGGGCGACCACGTCCTGGACCCGGCGTTCACACGCTACGACCGGCGCGCGCTCTACGTCACCTATGACGTCACGGGGCAGTTGAAGAGCGAGTTCAACGCCATCGCGGTCGTCCTGGGCAACGGCTGGTACGACATGGACGCCGAAGCGGCGTGGAATTTCAACAAGGCGCCCTGGCGGGCCCGGCCGACGCTGCGATGCCAGCTCGAAGTGACGTTTACCGACGGCACCGCGCGAACGATCGCCAGCGACGGGACGTGGCGGGTTGCGCCGAGCCCGATCACGTTCAACTGCATCCGACAGGGCGAAACCTACGACGCCCGGCGTGAGATTCCCGGCTGGAATACGGCCGACACCAGCGACGCGAACTGGTCGCTGACGAAGGTCGGCCCCGGTCCCAAGGGCACGCTCAGCGCCCAGATGATGCCGCCCATTCAAGTCATCGGCACGCTCAAGCCGGTGAAGGTCGCCGAGCCCAAACCCGGCGTGTACGTCTTCGACCTCGGGCAGAACATCGCCGGCTGGGCCCGGCTGAAAACCAGCGGTCCGGCCGGGACGAAGGTGGTGATGCAGTACGCCGAACGTCTCAACGACGACGGGACCATCGACCAGAAGGACATCGCCGTCCACACCAAGAGCACGCCGTTCCAGACCGACACCTATATCCTCAAGGGCGAAGGCACGGAAACGTGGGAGCCGCGATTCGTTTACCACGGCTTCCAGTACGTCCAGGTGACCGGCCTGCCCGGCAAGCCCGACGCCGATACGATTCAGGGCCGCATCGTCCACACCGCCCTCGACCAGGCGGGCCTCTTCGAGTGCTCCAACGACCTGTTCAACAAGATTCAGCGCTGCACGCTCTGGGCCTACGTCGGCAACTACCACGGCTACCCCACCGATTGTCCCCACCGTGAGAAGAACGGCTGGACGGGCGACGCTCATCTGGCGGCCGAACTGGGGCTCTACAACTTCGACGCGGCGGCCGCCTACACCAAGTGGATGACCGACTTCAAAGACGAGCAGCGCGACAGCGGCGAACTGCCCGGCATCGTCCCAACCGCCGGCTGGGGCTACGCCTGGGGCAACGGACCCGCCTGGGACAGTGCGTATCTGCTGATCCCCTGGTACATGTACCAATACCGCGACGACACGCGAATCCTCACCGAGCACTACGAGCGGTTCAAACGCTACGTGGACTACCTCACCAGCAAGGCCGACAACGGCATCGTCTCGATCGGCCTGGGCGACTGGGTGCCCGCCAAGACCGAGACGCCCGCCAAGGTCACGTCCACCGGCTACTACTACCGCGACGCGCTGATCGTCTCGAAGGTCGCGGCGATGCTGGGCAAAACCGACGACGCCCGCCACTACGCCGACCTGGCGATGCGCATCCGCGACGCCTTCAACCGGGCGTTCTTCGACCCGAAGACCGGCCTCTACGCCGGCGGCACGCAGACCGCGATGAGCTGCGCGCTCTACCACGGACTCGTCCACCCCGCCGAGCGACAGCGGGTCGTCGACAAGCTCGTCGAGAGGATCGAGAAGAACGACAACCATCTCGACGCCGGCATTCTCGGCACCAAGTACCTGATCGACGCGCTGACCGCCAACGGCCGGGCCGACGTGGTCTACAAGATGGCGACGAAGACCACGTACCCAAGCTGGGGCCATTGGATCGCGCAGGGCGCCACCACGCTCTGGGAGCAATGGGACGGCGGCGCCTCGCGCAATCACATCATGTTCGGGCACATCAGCGCCTGGTTCTATCAGGCCCTGGCGGGCATCAATCTCAGTCCCGACGCGGTCGGATTCAAGCACGTCGTCATCAAGCCGCAACTGCTCGGCGATGTCACCTGGGTGCGGGCTGAGCACGAATCGATGTACGGCACGATCAAGAGCGCATGGGACGTCAAGGGCGACCGTTTCACGCTGAAGGTCGCCGTCCCGACGAACACCACCGCCACCGTGTATGTCCCCTGCGACGAGGAGCAGTTCGCCAAGGAAGGACCGAGCACGATCCATTCGGGTGACCACGTGCGTTTCGCCCGCCTGGAAGACGGCTACGTCGTGTTCGAGGTCGAGTCGGGGACTTTTGAATTCCATTCCAAGCTGTCCCGCTGA
- a CDS encoding BrnT family toxin, giving the protein MKIRGVIWLDSVIEKVESKHGVSCEEVRQILRGHASFRFVEKGHRRGENVYAALGRTEAGRYLVVFFVQKPDHRALILTARDMTVTERKRHERK; this is encoded by the coding sequence ATGAAGATCAGGGGAGTCATCTGGCTGGATTCGGTCATTGAGAAGGTTGAGAGTAAGCATGGTGTCTCCTGCGAGGAAGTGCGTCAGATTCTTCGAGGACATGCATCATTCCGCTTTGTGGAGAAAGGCCATCGTCGCGGTGAGAACGTGTATGCCGCTCTTGGCCGGACCGAGGCAGGCAGGTATTTGGTTGTGTTCTTCGTCCAAAAGCCGGATCATCGAGCGTTGATCTTGACGGCGCGCGATATGACGGTAACCGAGAGAAAACGCCATGAAAGAAAGTAG
- a CDS encoding glycoside hydrolase family 97 protein encodes MCGIETNHPDFVIGEAMSRPSFVRLVLLLLCVFAPVSGRAGEIMTCVSPDGRNVVSVTLVNGAPRYDVTCAGKALIRDSALGLNLDERPFGAFEIVGTQTGSADTSWKPVVGEREIVRDRYHHLTVELQERAEPKRRLHVEFRAYDEGVAFRYVLPAQPALDGTTASSEATEFRFADDFGAYPIPWTEAHYSETPTPISECKSVLIPLTIELGDGVMASLFEAHVANQPPCVLKQKDERTLRPHFRKGKLTLATPQTLTWRGFILAPNVAGLIERRYLVENLNPPCAIDDPSWIEPGIFIDRSGPIETENIKRNMDFAAEHNIGYVHIDWSWYGTERKWSDEAIAHFKEHMPESTRKRLEGHDWIKNTSGNPTTVASGYVPYLQFMERFYGSLSHIDLDMPEVIRYGKSKGIGLSLYVNGGTLRPYGDHDVDLVFRTLASWGVTALKPGFVACNSQEDIQWLRDLVAIAAEHKLVLNIHDGYIADGMRRTYPNLLTQEGGGGRETNPPVTHELMLPFTRHLVGAHDHTPTLYSGQDGRTKLFEMAQLVVYHGARQSVRNVYGSRNQFGPEMEFLEKVPTVWDDVRVLRAEPGDCVVIARRSGRRWFIGGMNDENARLVELPLDFLNERVPYRATFFSDVQGLRDARRTVMQATAADVLHVAMEPRGGLAVILEPATVP; translated from the coding sequence ATGTGCGGCATCGAAACGAACCATCCGGACTTCGTCATTGGAGAAGCCATGTCCCGCCCATCGTTTGTCCGTCTCGTACTACTGCTCCTGTGTGTGTTCGCACCTGTTTCCGGGCGGGCCGGCGAGATCATGACGTGCGTCTCGCCCGACGGCCGAAACGTGGTGTCGGTGACGCTCGTCAATGGGGCGCCTCGGTATGACGTGACCTGCGCCGGCAAAGCCCTGATTCGCGATTCGGCGCTGGGTCTGAACCTCGACGAGAGGCCCTTCGGCGCGTTCGAGATCGTCGGGACGCAGACCGGATCGGCCGACACGAGCTGGAAGCCGGTCGTCGGCGAACGCGAGATCGTTCGCGATCGCTACCACCACCTGACCGTCGAGTTGCAGGAACGGGCCGAGCCGAAGCGTCGTCTGCACGTCGAGTTCCGCGCCTACGACGAGGGCGTCGCGTTCCGCTATGTGCTGCCCGCGCAGCCGGCGCTGGACGGGACAACGGCTTCCAGCGAGGCCACCGAGTTTCGCTTTGCGGACGACTTCGGGGCCTATCCGATCCCATGGACCGAGGCGCACTACAGCGAGACGCCCACGCCGATCAGCGAATGCAAATCGGTGCTGATCCCGTTGACCATCGAGTTGGGCGACGGCGTGATGGCGTCGCTGTTCGAAGCGCACGTGGCGAACCAGCCCCCGTGCGTGCTGAAGCAGAAAGATGAACGGACGCTGCGGCCGCACTTTCGCAAGGGCAAGCTCACGCTGGCCACGCCGCAGACGCTCACCTGGCGCGGCTTCATCCTGGCGCCGAATGTCGCCGGACTGATCGAGCGGCGATATCTCGTCGAAAACCTCAACCCCCCGTGTGCGATCGACGACCCATCATGGATCGAGCCGGGCATCTTCATCGACCGCAGCGGACCCATCGAGACGGAGAACATCAAGCGGAACATGGACTTTGCCGCCGAGCACAACATCGGCTACGTCCACATCGACTGGAGCTGGTACGGCACCGAACGCAAGTGGAGCGACGAAGCCATCGCCCACTTCAAGGAGCACATGCCCGAGAGCACCCGCAAGCGGCTCGAAGGCCACGACTGGATCAAGAACACCAGCGGAAATCCCACGACCGTCGCCAGCGGCTACGTGCCGTACCTGCAGTTCATGGAGCGGTTCTACGGCTCGCTCAGCCACATCGACCTCGACATGCCTGAGGTCATCCGCTACGGCAAGTCCAAAGGCATCGGGCTCTCGCTCTACGTCAATGGCGGCACGCTGAGACCGTACGGCGATCACGACGTCGATCTGGTGTTCCGGACACTCGCAAGCTGGGGCGTCACCGCGCTCAAGCCCGGCTTCGTCGCCTGCAACAGCCAGGAGGACATCCAGTGGCTGCGGGACCTCGTCGCGATCGCGGCCGAACACAAGCTGGTCCTGAACATCCACGACGGCTACATCGCCGACGGGATGCGCCGCACCTATCCCAACCTGCTGACCCAGGAAGGCGGCGGCGGGCGCGAGACCAACCCACCGGTGACCCACGAGCTGATGCTGCCGTTCACACGGCACCTGGTCGGCGCCCACGACCACACACCGACGCTGTACAGCGGCCAGGACGGCCGGACCAAGCTGTTCGAGATGGCCCAGCTCGTGGTCTACCACGGGGCGAGGCAATCGGTGCGCAACGTCTACGGCAGCCGCAACCAGTTCGGCCCGGAGATGGAGTTTCTCGAAAAGGTGCCGACCGTCTGGGACGACGTGCGCGTCCTGCGAGCCGAGCCGGGCGACTGCGTCGTCATCGCCCGACGCAGCGGACGCCGGTGGTTCATCGGTGGCATGAACGACGAAAACGCCCGGCTCGTCGAGTTGCCGCTCGATTTCCTCAACGAGCGCGTCCCCTACCGCGCTACCTTCTTCTCCGACGTTCAGGGCTTGCGGGATGCCCGGCGAACGGTGATGCAGGCGACCGCCGCCGATGTCCTGCACGTGGCGATGGAACCTCGCGGCGGCCTGGCCGTCATTCTTGAACCGGCAACGGTCCCGTGA
- a CDS encoding glycoside hydrolase family 5 protein: MQTNRREFLRMTAAAALSAGLGAGQTRAAGGGRAIPRWRGFNLLEKFYRNDPFRESDFQWISEWGFDFVRLPMDYRQWTDANDPYALKEPVLEHIDRAIELGRKYGIHVSLNLHNAPGYSVNAAAKHTLNLWNDAEAQKQFAFQWSSFAQRYRSIPPAQLSFNLVNEPANIDEASYVQAVRGAIDGIRAADPDRLIITDGLNWGRDPVRSLAAEGVAQSTRGYEPFGLTHYRASWANGDRFPLPQWPVPQVNGHLHGPGNRELHSSLVIEGRFERETVLRVRVGQVSTRARLRVQADDQTIFEKDFRPGAGTGEWKEVVFAEQWNTYQNIYDRDYTAVVPAGTKLVRLTNADGDWLTLREIGLRPTGAQDEPEHVLKITDTTWGRPTREPVKYDPTGDSSAFIAPRMQDRRWLYEDRALPWKKVADSGVGVHVGEWGAYRYTPHDVVLRWARDQLSVWAEAGFGWALWNFRGSFGILDSDRADVQYEDFRGRKLDRKFLTLLREFA, from the coding sequence ATGCAAACGAATCGACGCGAGTTTCTGAGAATGACGGCGGCGGCAGCCTTGTCGGCGGGGCTGGGTGCGGGACAGACACGAGCAGCCGGCGGCGGCAGGGCGATTCCGCGATGGCGGGGGTTCAACCTGCTGGAGAAGTTCTATCGCAACGACCCGTTCCGCGAGAGCGACTTTCAGTGGATCAGCGAATGGGGCTTCGACTTCGTTCGTCTGCCGATGGACTACCGGCAATGGACCGATGCCAACGATCCGTACGCGCTGAAGGAGCCGGTGCTCGAACACATCGATCGGGCCATCGAGCTTGGCCGCAAGTATGGAATCCACGTCTCCTTGAATCTGCACAATGCGCCGGGATATAGCGTCAATGCGGCCGCCAAACACACGCTGAACCTGTGGAACGACGCCGAGGCCCAGAAGCAATTCGCGTTTCAATGGTCCAGCTTCGCGCAGCGATATCGGAGCATCCCGCCGGCGCAACTGAGCTTCAACCTCGTCAACGAGCCGGCGAATATCGACGAGGCCAGCTACGTCCAGGCGGTGCGCGGGGCCATCGACGGCATTCGCGCGGCCGATCCCGACCGGCTGATCATCACGGACGGCCTGAACTGGGGCCGCGATCCGGTCCGGTCGCTGGCCGCTGAGGGCGTCGCCCAGTCCACTCGCGGCTACGAGCCGTTCGGCCTGACGCACTATCGGGCAAGCTGGGCCAACGGAGACCGGTTCCCCCTGCCGCAATGGCCGGTCCCGCAGGTCAACGGCCATCTGCACGGTCCGGGCAATCGCGAGTTGCACTCGTCGCTGGTCATCGAGGGCCGCTTCGAGCGGGAGACGGTCCTGCGCGTTCGCGTGGGCCAGGTCTCCACTCGCGCGCGTCTGCGCGTGCAGGCGGACGACCAGACGATCTTCGAGAAGGACTTCCGGCCGGGAGCGGGAACGGGCGAATGGAAAGAGGTCGTCTTCGCAGAGCAATGGAATACCTATCAGAACATCTACGATCGTGACTACACGGCGGTGGTGCCGGCCGGCACGAAGCTCGTGCGACTGACCAACGCCGACGGCGACTGGCTCACACTCAGAGAGATCGGCCTGCGTCCGACCGGGGCGCAGGATGAGCCGGAACACGTCTTGAAGATAACGGACACGACGTGGGGCCGGCCGACACGGGAGCCGGTGAAATACGATCCGACCGGCGACAGCTCGGCCTTCATCGCCCCGCGAATGCAGGACCGCCGGTGGCTATATGAGGACCGCGCGCTGCCCTGGAAGAAGGTCGCCGATTCCGGCGTGGGCGTGCACGTGGGCGAGTGGGGGGCGTACCGGTATACGCCGCACGACGTCGTGCTCCGTTGGGCCCGCGACCAACTCTCCGTCTGGGCCGAGGCCGGTTTCGGCTGGGCCCTCTGGAACTTCCGTGGCTCGTTCGGCATCCTCGATTCCGACCGGGCCGACGTCCAATACGAGGACTTCCGAGGCCGCAAGCTCGACCGCAAGTTCCTCACCCTGCTGCGCGAATTTGCCTGA
- a CDS encoding Gfo/Idh/MocA family protein — protein sequence MKNTKAKHSSRRAFLKSSGQIVTASAMLGALSPRAYASDDSVIRVALVGCGGRGSGAAANAMAVKNGPVKLFAMADVFEERLQRSYNGLIEAASAPRTEGSADIWVMGYRADKIDVPPERRFVGLDAYKNAIDCLRPGDVVILTTPVAFRWVHFRYAIQKGINVFMEKPVTVDGPSTRKMLELAAESERKNLKVGVGLMCRHCKARWELYDRIQSGAIGDLLTLRTYRQHGPAGFTGPNRSDLSELLWQIRHYLGFMWASGGLFQDIIAHNVDECCWMKGAWPVKAQGSGGRCYRDGNVDQNFDHYDVECTFADGATLFIYVRAMAGCRGEFASYAHGTKGAAVISTHMHTPAKCRIYKSHDFARANLTWAFPQPEPNPYQLEWDHLIDAIRNDTPFNEAKRGAEASLVTAMARRAVHTGQVVTYDEMLNCEEEFAGDVDKLTADSPAPVRAGADGLYPAPQPGLLKDREY from the coding sequence ATGAAGAACACCAAGGCAAAGCATTCGTCCCGTCGTGCATTCCTCAAGAGCAGCGGCCAGATCGTAACGGCTTCGGCGATGCTGGGCGCGTTGTCGCCGCGTGCGTATGCGAGCGACGATTCCGTGATTCGCGTGGCGCTGGTCGGCTGCGGCGGACGCGGCTCAGGCGCAGCGGCCAACGCCATGGCGGTCAAGAACGGCCCGGTCAAGCTGTTCGCCATGGCCGACGTCTTCGAAGAACGCCTCCAGCGCAGCTACAACGGCCTGATCGAGGCCGCCAGCGCCCCGAGGACCGAAGGCTCCGCCGATATCTGGGTGATGGGCTATCGGGCCGACAAGATCGACGTGCCGCCGGAGCGACGGTTCGTCGGACTGGACGCCTATAAGAACGCCATCGACTGCCTGCGCCCGGGCGATGTCGTGATCCTGACGACCCCCGTGGCGTTCCGCTGGGTCCACTTCCGCTATGCGATCCAGAAGGGCATCAACGTCTTCATGGAAAAGCCCGTGACAGTCGATGGACCGAGCACCCGCAAGATGCTCGAGCTTGCCGCCGAATCCGAGCGGAAGAACCTCAAGGTGGGCGTCGGGCTGATGTGCCGCCACTGCAAGGCCCGCTGGGAGTTGTACGACCGCATCCAGTCCGGCGCGATCGGCGACCTGCTGACGCTCCGTACATACCGGCAGCACGGCCCGGCGGGGTTCACCGGACCCAACCGCAGCGACCTCAGCGAGCTGCTCTGGCAGATTCGGCACTACCTCGGTTTCATGTGGGCCAGCGGCGGCCTCTTCCAGGACATCATCGCGCACAACGTCGATGAATGCTGCTGGATGAAAGGCGCCTGGCCGGTGAAGGCCCAGGGCTCCGGCGGCCGCTGCTATCGCGACGGGAACGTCGATCAGAACTTCGACCATTACGACGTCGAATGCACCTTCGCCGACGGCGCGACGCTGTTCATCTACGTCCGCGCTATGGCGGGCTGTCGCGGTGAATTCGCCAGCTACGCCCACGGGACCAAGGGCGCGGCCGTGATCTCGACCCACATGCACACGCCGGCCAAATGCCGCATCTACAAGAGCCACGATTTCGCCAGGGCCAATCTCACCTGGGCGTTCCCGCAGCCCGAGCCGAATCCCTATCAACTCGAATGGGACCATCTGATCGACGCGATTCGCAACGACACGCCTTTCAACGAAGCCAAACGCGGCGCAGAGGCCAGCCTCGTTACCGCGATGGCCCGCCGGGCCGTCCACACCGGGCAAGTCGTAACCTACGATGAGATGCTCAACTGCGAGGAGGAGTTCGCCGGCGACGTGGACAAGCTGACGGCCGATTCACCCGCGCCCGTGCGGGCCGGCGCCGACGGCCTGTACCCCGCGCCCCAGCCCGGCCTCCTGAAAGACCGGGAGTATTGA